From the Xyrauchen texanus isolate HMW12.3.18 chromosome 37, RBS_HiC_50CHRs, whole genome shotgun sequence genome, one window contains:
- the LOC127630473 gene encoding guanine nucleotide-binding protein subunit alpha-11-like isoform X1 — translation MSLCSNLFKPARAAVCHGMYPTDPGCGGLHLMRTNEILQRTSTGESGKSTFIKQMRIIHGSGYTDEDKKGFIKLIHQNTISAMQSMVRAMDMLKIAYAQSENQGHGELVNDIEVDKIMTLEPAQVNAISSLWNDAGIQECYDRRREYQLTDSAKYYLSELDRISDAAYVPTEQDILRARVPTTGIIEYPFDLENVIFRMVDVGGQRSERRKWIHCFENVTSIIFLVALSEYDQVLAECDNENRMEESKALFKTIITYPWFQQSSVILFLNKTDILKEKIVHSHLATYFPEFTGPQNDTTSAQEFILKMYMEQNEDKDKSVYSHFTCATDTENIRLIFVAVKDTILRHNLKEFNLV, via the exons ATGTCTCTATGTTCTAACCTCTTTAAGCCGGCCCGGGCCGCAGTGTGCCATGGGATGTACCCCACTGATCCAGGCTGTGGTGGCCTGCACCTGATGAGGACCAACGAGATCCTGCAGAGAACAA GCACAGGTGAGAGTGGCAAGAGTACCTTCATTAAACAGATGAGGATCATTCATGGCTCTGGATATACTGATGAAGATAAGAAGGGCTTCATTAAGCTCATCCACCAGAACACCATCAGTGCCATGCAGTCCATGGTTAGAGCTATGGACATGCTCAAGATTGCTTATGCTCAATCAGAGAACCAG GGTCATGGTGAATTGGTGAATGATATTGAGGTGGATAAGATCATGACTTTGGAACCAGCCCAAGTGAACGCCATCAGCAGTCTATGGAATGACGCAGGGATTCAGGAATGTTACGACCGCCGTCGAGAGTACCAGCTAACCGACTCTGCCAAATA CTACCTGAGTGAACTAGATCGAATTTCAGATGCAGCGTATGTCCCGACGGAGCAGGATATTCTCAGAGCCAGGGTTCCAACCACAGGTATCATCGAGTACCCGTTTGACCTGGAGAATGTCATCTTCAG gatGGTGGACGTCGGAGGCCAGAGGTCAGAGCGCCGGAAGTGGATCCACTGCTTTGAGAACGTCACCTCTATCATCTTCCTGGTGGCTCTGAGCGAGTACGATCAGGTTCTTGCTGAATGTGACAATGAG AACCGCATGGAGGAGAGTAAAGCTTTGTTTAAAACCATCATCACGTATCCCTGGTTCCAGCAGTCATCGGTGATTCTCTTCCTGAATAAAACAGACATCCTGAAAGAGAAGATCGTCCATTCTCACCTGGCCACCTACTTCCCAGAATTCACAG GCCCCCAGAATGATACAACGTCAGCGCAGGAATTTATTCTTAAGATGTACATGGAACAAAACGAAGACAAAGACAAATCCGTCTACTCACACTTCACCTGTGCCACTGACACGGAGAACATCCGACTGATCTTCGTTGCTGTGAAAGACACCATCCTCAGACACAATCTAAAAGAGTTCAACCTGGTGTAA
- the LOC127630473 gene encoding guanine nucleotide-binding protein subunit alpha-14-like isoform X2, which yields MAGCCMSAEEKERQRINQEIEKQLRKDKKDSRRELKLLLLGTGESGKSTFIKQMRIIHGSGYTDEDKKGFIKLIHQNTISAMQSMVRAMDMLKIAYAQSENQGHGELVNDIEVDKIMTLEPAQVNAISSLWNDAGIQECYDRRREYQLTDSAKYYLSELDRISDAAYVPTEQDILRARVPTTGIIEYPFDLENVIFRMVDVGGQRSERRKWIHCFENVTSIIFLVALSEYDQVLAECDNENRMEESKALFKTIITYPWFQQSSVILFLNKTDILKEKIVHSHLATYFPEFTGPQNDTTSAQEFILKMYMEQNEDKDKSVYSHFTCATDTENIRLIFVAVKDTILRHNLKEFNLV from the exons ATGGCTGGATGTTGCATGTCTGCGGAGGAGAAGGAACGGCAGAGGATAAATCAGGAGATTGAAAAACAACTTAGGAAGGACAAGAAAGACTCCCGTAGAGAACTCAAACTGCTGCTGTTGG GCACAGGTGAGAGTGGCAAGAGTACCTTCATTAAACAGATGAGGATCATTCATGGCTCTGGATATACTGATGAAGATAAGAAGGGCTTCATTAAGCTCATCCACCAGAACACCATCAGTGCCATGCAGTCCATGGTTAGAGCTATGGACATGCTCAAGATTGCTTATGCTCAATCAGAGAACCAG GGTCATGGTGAATTGGTGAATGATATTGAGGTGGATAAGATCATGACTTTGGAACCAGCCCAAGTGAACGCCATCAGCAGTCTATGGAATGACGCAGGGATTCAGGAATGTTACGACCGCCGTCGAGAGTACCAGCTAACCGACTCTGCCAAATA CTACCTGAGTGAACTAGATCGAATTTCAGATGCAGCGTATGTCCCGACGGAGCAGGATATTCTCAGAGCCAGGGTTCCAACCACAGGTATCATCGAGTACCCGTTTGACCTGGAGAATGTCATCTTCAG gatGGTGGACGTCGGAGGCCAGAGGTCAGAGCGCCGGAAGTGGATCCACTGCTTTGAGAACGTCACCTCTATCATCTTCCTGGTGGCTCTGAGCGAGTACGATCAGGTTCTTGCTGAATGTGACAATGAG AACCGCATGGAGGAGAGTAAAGCTTTGTTTAAAACCATCATCACGTATCCCTGGTTCCAGCAGTCATCGGTGATTCTCTTCCTGAATAAAACAGACATCCTGAAAGAGAAGATCGTCCATTCTCACCTGGCCACCTACTTCCCAGAATTCACAG GCCCCCAGAATGATACAACGTCAGCGCAGGAATTTATTCTTAAGATGTACATGGAACAAAACGAAGACAAAGACAAATCCGTCTACTCACACTTCACCTGTGCCACTGACACGGAGAACATCCGACTGATCTTCGTTGCTGTGAAAGACACCATCCTCAGACACAATCTAAAAGAGTTCAACCTGGTGTAA
- the LOC127630473 gene encoding guanine nucleotide-binding protein subunit alpha-14-like isoform X3 — MYPTDPGCGGLHLMRTNEILQRTSTGESGKSTFIKQMRIIHGSGYTDEDKKGFIKLIHQNTISAMQSMVRAMDMLKIAYAQSENQGHGELVNDIEVDKIMTLEPAQVNAISSLWNDAGIQECYDRRREYQLTDSAKYYLSELDRISDAAYVPTEQDILRARVPTTGIIEYPFDLENVIFRMVDVGGQRSERRKWIHCFENVTSIIFLVALSEYDQVLAECDNENRMEESKALFKTIITYPWFQQSSVILFLNKTDILKEKIVHSHLATYFPEFTGPQNDTTSAQEFILKMYMEQNEDKDKSVYSHFTCATDTENIRLIFVAVKDTILRHNLKEFNLV, encoded by the exons ATGTACCCCACTGATCCAGGCTGTGGTGGCCTGCACCTGATGAGGACCAACGAGATCCTGCAGAGAACAA GCACAGGTGAGAGTGGCAAGAGTACCTTCATTAAACAGATGAGGATCATTCATGGCTCTGGATATACTGATGAAGATAAGAAGGGCTTCATTAAGCTCATCCACCAGAACACCATCAGTGCCATGCAGTCCATGGTTAGAGCTATGGACATGCTCAAGATTGCTTATGCTCAATCAGAGAACCAG GGTCATGGTGAATTGGTGAATGATATTGAGGTGGATAAGATCATGACTTTGGAACCAGCCCAAGTGAACGCCATCAGCAGTCTATGGAATGACGCAGGGATTCAGGAATGTTACGACCGCCGTCGAGAGTACCAGCTAACCGACTCTGCCAAATA CTACCTGAGTGAACTAGATCGAATTTCAGATGCAGCGTATGTCCCGACGGAGCAGGATATTCTCAGAGCCAGGGTTCCAACCACAGGTATCATCGAGTACCCGTTTGACCTGGAGAATGTCATCTTCAG gatGGTGGACGTCGGAGGCCAGAGGTCAGAGCGCCGGAAGTGGATCCACTGCTTTGAGAACGTCACCTCTATCATCTTCCTGGTGGCTCTGAGCGAGTACGATCAGGTTCTTGCTGAATGTGACAATGAG AACCGCATGGAGGAGAGTAAAGCTTTGTTTAAAACCATCATCACGTATCCCTGGTTCCAGCAGTCATCGGTGATTCTCTTCCTGAATAAAACAGACATCCTGAAAGAGAAGATCGTCCATTCTCACCTGGCCACCTACTTCCCAGAATTCACAG GCCCCCAGAATGATACAACGTCAGCGCAGGAATTTATTCTTAAGATGTACATGGAACAAAACGAAGACAAAGACAAATCCGTCTACTCACACTTCACCTGTGCCACTGACACGGAGAACATCCGACTGATCTTCGTTGCTGTGAAAGACACCATCCTCAGACACAATCTAAAAGAGTTCAACCTGGTGTAA